Within Schaalia sp. HMT-172, the genomic segment ATGTTCTACATGGTCGCCCACGGTGTGTCGATCGCCGCGATGTTCCTGCTCTCCGGCTGGCTCTCGCGCCGCGGGGGCACGCAGGACATGCGCGAATACGTCGGCATGCAGAAGGTCACCCCGGTCCTCGCCGGCCTGTGGCTGATGAGCGGCCTCGCGTCGATCGCGCTGCCCGGCCTGTCCGGCTTCGTCCCTGAGTACCTGGTGCTCATGGGCACCTGGACGGTGAGCGGCCCGCTGGCCCTCTTCGCCGTCCTCGGCGTGGTCATCGCCGCGATGTACATCCTCATGCCCTACCAGCGCGTCTTCACGGGCGCTCCGGGCAAGGGCAAGGAGGAGCTGGCAGACCTCGGGGCGCGCGAACGCTGCGTCATGACCCCGCTCGTCATCGCGATGCTCGTCCTTGGTATCTGGTCGGCGCCCCTCGTGAGCGCCCTGACCCCGGTTGCTTCAGACCTCGACCTGGCCACCTCGCAGGTCCCGGCCGCCGTTGAAGGGAGCGCACAGTGAACGTCCTACCCATGGCTAACTTCCAGGCCCCCGAGGTTCACTGGCTGAGCCTCGCGCCCATTCTCATCGTCCTGGGTGGCGCGGTCCTCGGCATCCTCGTCGAGGCCTTCGCCCCCGTCAAGGCGCGCCGCCCCATCGTGGTCGGCCTGTCGATCCTGGCGACCGCTGGCGCGTGCGTCATGCTCGCGTTGCGCTGGGCTCCCGTCGTGGCGGCCCCCGCCTCGCTGGGCGAGTACATTGAGGATCCGCTGACGATCGCCGCGCAGTCGATCCTCATGATCATCGGCTTCATGGCCATTCTGGTGATGGCTGACCGCACCAGCGTCGGCGACGGCGCGTTCGCGGGCCAGCCCTCGGACCGACCGGATTCTGCCGCCGAGGAGCTCACCGAGCGCAAGGGCTACCAGCGTTCGGAGATGTTCCCGCTGACCCTGTTCTCGCTGGGCGGCATGATGATCTTCCCGGCCGCGGACAACTTCGTGACACTCTTCGTGTCCCTCGAAGTCATGTCACTGCCCCTGTACATCATGGCCGCGACCGCGCGTCGGCGCCGTCAGCTGTCCTTCGAGGCGGCTCTGAAGTACTTCGTGCTCGGTGCCTTCTCCTCCGGGTTCATGCTCATGGGCTCGGCGTTCCTCTTCGGTTTCGCCAACTCGCTGCGTATCTCGGCCCTGGGACCGGCCATCGCGAACAACGTCAACATGGACTGGATGGTCCTCATCGGCGTGTTCTGCGTGATGGTGGGCCTGCTCTTCAAGGTGGGCGCCGCGCCCTTCCACGCGTGGACCCCCGATGTCTACACGGGCGCCCCAACCCCGGTGACGGGCTTCATGGCGGCAGCCGTGAAGATCGCGGCCTTCGCCGCGATGGCCCGCTTCTATCAGGCCGTCGCCGCCTACCTGCAGTGGGACTTCGTGTACGTCTTCGCGGCCGTCGCGGTCCTGACGATCCTCGTCGGTACCTTCGCGGGCCTCGTGCAAGACGACGTCAAGCGCATGCTGGCGTACTCGTCGATCGCTCACGCGGGCTTCATCCTGATGGGTATCCTCGCGATCCAGAAGGGCGGCACGGGCCATGTGTTGTTCTACACGCTGGGCTACGGCCTGGCCACGGTCGGCGCCTTCGGCGTGATCGCGCTGGTGCGCGGCCGCGACGCGGAGGGCAACGTCCTGGGCGAGGCGACGAGCCTGTCGAAGTGGGCGGGCATCGGGCGCACGCACCCGTGGATCGCCGGCTCGATGCTGGTGTTCCTGCTGTCCTTCGCGGGCATCCCGCTGACTGGTGGTTTCGTTGGAAAGTTCGTGATTTTCTCGGACGCGATCA encodes:
- the nuoN gene encoding NADH-quinone oxidoreductase subunit NuoN codes for the protein MANFQAPEVHWLSLAPILIVLGGAVLGILVEAFAPVKARRPIVVGLSILATAGACVMLALRWAPVVAAPASLGEYIEDPLTIAAQSILMIIGFMAILVMADRTSVGDGAFAGQPSDRPDSAAEELTERKGYQRSEMFPLTLFSLGGMMIFPAADNFVTLFVSLEVMSLPLYIMAATARRRRQLSFEAALKYFVLGAFSSGFMLMGSAFLFGFANSLRISALGPAIANNVNMDWMVLIGVFCVMVGLLFKVGAAPFHAWTPDVYTGAPTPVTGFMAAAVKIAAFAAMARFYQAVAAYLQWDFVYVFAAVAVLTILVGTFAGLVQDDVKRMLAYSSIAHAGFILMGILAIQKGGTGHVLFYTLGYGLATVGAFGVIALVRGRDAEGNVLGEATSLSKWAGIGRTHPWIAGSMLVFLLSFAGIPLTGGFVGKFVIFSDAIKGGIGWLAIVGLVASAITAFYYFRLVRVMFFTEPSEESVVVHSEGLSALAILVCALGTIALGVFPGPVLSLLEKIVILIP